Proteins from a single region of Chryseobacterium sp. W4I1:
- the hutG gene encoding formimidoylglutamase translates to MFQDTWQGRLDGEELLFHRIFQRVKEENNYDHITADDFVLHGFAVDEGVRRNKGRQGAKDAPDVIRKNMSNFPVIRPDFSLLDFGNVSCENGDLENTQNTLAKKVSKVLLKGGRSLVLGGGHEVTYAHYLGIKTAFPEQKIGIINIDAHFDNRQPENGVGASSGTGFWQIAQEGQINSLHIGIQRNSNTLKLFDTAHQYGMKYILADELFFENLPSIYQRIDELADSVDFLYLTICMDVFNASIAPGVSASAYNGIFADTPFMHFYRHILKNEKLIALDAAEVNPSLDIQDRTARLAACLVNEWFMI, encoded by the coding sequence ATGTTTCAGGACACTTGGCAAGGCAGATTGGATGGAGAAGAACTTCTTTTCCACAGAATATTTCAAAGAGTTAAAGAAGAAAATAATTATGACCATATTACAGCGGATGATTTCGTTCTGCACGGTTTTGCCGTAGATGAAGGGGTCAGAAGAAATAAAGGACGTCAGGGAGCGAAAGATGCTCCGGATGTGATCCGTAAAAATATGTCAAACTTCCCCGTTATCCGTCCTGATTTTTCCCTTTTAGACTTTGGAAATGTGAGCTGTGAAAACGGGGATCTCGAAAATACCCAGAATACTCTTGCTAAAAAAGTTTCAAAAGTATTATTAAAAGGAGGAAGATCACTTGTTTTAGGCGGTGGGCATGAAGTAACCTATGCCCATTATTTAGGAATTAAAACAGCCTTTCCGGAACAGAAGATTGGAATTATCAATATCGATGCCCACTTTGACAACAGACAACCGGAAAATGGAGTAGGAGCAAGCTCAGGAACAGGCTTTTGGCAGATCGCACAGGAAGGGCAGATCAATTCGCTTCATATCGGGATTCAGAGAAATTCTAATACCCTGAAACTCTTTGATACAGCCCATCAGTACGGAATGAAATACATCCTTGCCGATGAGCTGTTTTTTGAAAACCTTCCTTCTATTTATCAGCGGATAGATGAACTGGCAGACAGTGTAGACTTTCTTTACCTTACGATCTGTATGGATGTATTCAATGCTTCTATTGCCCCGGGAGTTTCTGCTTCTGCCTACAACGGCATCTTTGCAGATACGCCTTTTATGCATTTTTACAGACATATTTTGAAAAATGAGAAACTGATAGCGCTTGATGCAGCAGAAGTCAATCCTTCCCTTGATATTCAGGACAGGACGGCAAGACTAGCAGCATGTCTTGTGAATGAATGGTTTATGATATAG
- a CDS encoding BCCT family transporter, whose amino-acid sequence MKFKNLKSTFNKGVTVPSLIFIIGTCFLSALYPKPTENILNEIKQFIFVNLNWIYVWAVTLFVIFLVYLLFSKYANIKLGANDSKPDYSFFSWISMLFAAGMGIGLIYFSVAEPMQHYSSEVFADNHYVSRAKQAQLYTFFHWGIHAWAIYGVVGLSLSYFAYRYRLPLSLRSCFYPLLKDKINGKWGNAIDVFALCCTFFGLTTTLGFGVVQISSGLNILHITAENSFTNQVIIVISLISLSVFSAISGVDKGVKILSNINVMSVIVLLLFVLILGPTVYLIGSFTDGLGNYVNNFFNLTFNTHVYEKNALPWFYDWTILYWAWWISWSPYVGLFIARISKGRTIREFILAVLVLPTLFNFIWMSVFGNSAIWFDLNVANGKLSQLASDPDALMFRFLEYMPLSTLTGFFVISIIIIFFVTSADSGIFVMNSIATKNSSKSPKWQIIFWGILLAVLSLLLLNAGGLKALQSMTLITALPFSIIVLLFIVSLMKGLIIDQKYYDTNFSASTVPWSGEFWKERLKNIVSFKDNSSVDHFIQVKTKEAFTDLQQEFAANGIEAKINQYENPVRTEIEIHQGVVNNFVYGVENKVKTVSEYMINEENLPDLDDKKTHYPRSYFGDGREGYDVQYFTKNELISDVLKHYERFLEIVSEERNEMFISSNANQGKK is encoded by the coding sequence ATGAAATTTAAAAATCTAAAGTCTACTTTTAACAAAGGTGTTACTGTTCCAAGTCTCATTTTTATTATCGGAACATGTTTTCTTTCGGCGCTCTATCCTAAACCGACGGAAAATATTTTAAATGAGATTAAACAGTTTATATTTGTTAATCTGAATTGGATATATGTCTGGGCAGTTACTTTATTTGTGATTTTTCTAGTTTACCTTCTTTTCAGTAAATATGCGAACATAAAACTTGGAGCTAACGATAGCAAGCCGGACTACTCCTTTTTCTCATGGATTTCGATGCTGTTTGCTGCAGGAATGGGAATCGGGCTTATTTATTTCAGTGTGGCAGAACCTATGCAACACTATTCCTCAGAAGTTTTTGCAGATAATCATTACGTCAGCAGAGCAAAGCAGGCACAATTATATACCTTTTTTCACTGGGGAATTCATGCCTGGGCTATTTATGGAGTGGTAGGGCTTTCCCTGTCTTACTTTGCTTACCGGTACAGGCTGCCCCTTTCATTGCGAAGCTGCTTTTATCCATTACTGAAAGATAAAATTAATGGCAAATGGGGAAATGCAATTGATGTGTTTGCATTATGCTGTACCTTCTTCGGTTTGACCACGACTTTGGGATTTGGAGTGGTGCAGATCAGTTCAGGATTGAATATACTTCATATTACTGCAGAAAACAGCTTTACCAATCAGGTGATTATTGTGATCAGTCTTATTTCTCTTTCTGTTTTTTCAGCAATTAGTGGAGTAGATAAAGGAGTAAAGATCTTAAGCAATATTAATGTAATGAGTGTCATTGTACTCTTACTTTTTGTACTCATATTAGGTCCGACTGTCTATTTAATAGGAAGTTTTACCGACGGATTAGGAAACTATGTCAATAATTTTTTCAATCTTACTTTCAATACCCATGTTTACGAAAAAAATGCATTGCCCTGGTTTTATGACTGGACAATTTTATACTGGGCATGGTGGATTTCATGGTCACCTTATGTAGGATTATTTATCGCAAGGATTTCTAAAGGACGAACCATCAGGGAATTTATTCTGGCCGTTTTAGTGCTTCCTACTTTATTCAATTTTATCTGGATGTCCGTATTCGGGAATAGTGCTATCTGGTTCGACCTGAATGTAGCGAATGGTAAATTAAGCCAGCTGGCATCTGATCCTGATGCATTAATGTTCCGTTTTTTAGAATATATGCCTTTGTCAACCCTGACCGGATTTTTTGTGATTTCCATCATTATTATTTTCTTTGTAACATCCGCTGATTCGGGAATATTTGTAATGAATAGTATCGCTACTAAAAATTCCAGTAAATCTCCGAAATGGCAGATTATATTCTGGGGTATTTTACTTGCCGTGCTTTCCCTTTTACTATTAAACGCAGGAGGATTAAAAGCACTTCAAAGCATGACCTTAATTACGGCATTGCCTTTTTCAATCATAGTCCTTTTATTTATAGTCAGTCTGATGAAGGGATTGATCATTGACCAGAAATATTATGACACCAATTTTTCTGCTTCAACCGTTCCCTGGTCAGGAGAATTTTGGAAAGAGCGTTTAAAAAACATCGTCTCCTTTAAAGATAATTCATCAGTAGATCATTTTATTCAGGTTAAAACAAAAGAAGCCTTTACAGATCTGCAGCAGGAGTTTGCAGCCAATGGAATTGAAGCGAAAATAAACCAGTATGAAAATCCTGTAAGGACAGAAATAGAAATTCACCAGGGAGTAGTCAATAATTTTGTTTACGGAGTTGAAAATAAGGTGAAAACCGTTTCTGAATACATGATTAATGAAGAAAATCTTCCCGATTTGGATGATAAGAAAACCCACTATCCAAGATCCTATTTTGGGGATGGAAGGGAAGGATACGATGTGCAGTACTTTACAAAAAATGAGCTGATTTCTGATGTTCTCAAGCATTATGAACGATTCCTGGAAATCGTTTCAGAAGAACGCAATGAAATGTTCATCAGCAGTAATGCCAACCAGGGAAAAAAATGA
- a CDS encoding DUF695 domain-containing protein — protein MGIFDKILGKKEPEKESRTYNDFWDWFLTKEKTFFEVVKNREHIEDQFFDVMAPELSKINEGYYFLSGMSDDHTAELIITVEGDIKKIIFAEELVAAAPKMDRWKITALKPETNIENVGIRMNDCEFTKDNIYFYSNEIDGYPDEIDLAFVYSDLNEANRSSATTGICIFLDNFLGELNFATQIDTFSVIGKNEAEKELIPIEKLKEFLLWREREFTEKYKDMKLESEDQFSLLEATLENGMPLMATVNTSLLKYNAKASYPWISVLKISYDGSRNDGFPEEKDYNTMNTIEDYAAEVLAPESGHLYIGRETADSCKSIYFASKDFRRPSKVFDQIIKENPQYKISLEIYKDKYWQSFEHYNVN, from the coding sequence ATGGGCATCTTTGATAAGATTTTAGGCAAAAAAGAGCCGGAAAAAGAAAGCAGGACATACAATGATTTCTGGGATTGGTTTTTAACAAAAGAGAAAACGTTTTTTGAAGTTGTTAAAAACAGAGAGCATATTGAAGACCAGTTTTTTGATGTTATGGCTCCGGAACTTTCTAAAATAAATGAGGGATATTATTTTCTTTCAGGCATGTCTGATGACCATACGGCAGAACTTATTATTACGGTAGAAGGCGATATTAAAAAAATAATTTTTGCTGAGGAGCTTGTGGCCGCTGCACCAAAGATGGACCGCTGGAAAATAACTGCCCTTAAGCCTGAAACTAATATTGAAAACGTAGGAATCCGGATGAATGACTGCGAGTTCACAAAAGACAATATCTATTTTTACTCCAATGAAATAGACGGATATCCGGACGAGATAGATCTGGCTTTTGTGTATAGTGATCTGAATGAGGCAAACAGGAGTTCCGCTACAACAGGAATCTGTATTTTTCTGGATAATTTCTTAGGTGAACTGAATTTTGCCACTCAGATTGATACTTTTAGTGTGATTGGTAAGAATGAAGCTGAAAAAGAACTTATTCCGATAGAAAAGTTAAAAGAATTCCTTCTCTGGAGAGAAAGAGAATTTACTGAGAAATATAAGGATATGAAGCTGGAAAGTGAAGATCAGTTTTCTCTTCTTGAAGCCACTTTGGAAAACGGAATGCCGCTTATGGCCACCGTGAATACTTCTTTATTGAAATACAATGCAAAAGCTTCTTATCCGTGGATCTCGGTGCTGAAGATTTCTTACGACGGAAGCAGGAATGATGGTTTCCCGGAAGAAAAAGATTACAATACCATGAATACCATCGAAGATTATGCAGCAGAAGTTTTGGCTCCTGAAAGTGGTCATCTGTACATCGGGAGAGAGACGGCAGACAGCTGCAAAAGTATCTATTTTGCCAGCAAAGATTTCAGACGGCCCTCAAAAGTCTTTGATCAGATTATAAAAGAGAATCCTCAGTATAAAATTTCACTCGAAATCTATAAGGATAAATACTGGCAAAGCTTTGAACACTATAACGTAAATTAA
- the hutI gene encoding imidazolonepropionase, translated as MKLIGPFKQIVTLADLPLRGKLSDEQIKIISDGGIIVNDGEIRELGNFETLKSKNQNIEIETIEGEQIVLPGFVDSHTHICFGGNRANDFAMRNAGKTYLEIAESGGGIWSSVQHTRKASEEELLKSLLQRINFLVSLGITTIEIKSGYGLDVENELKMLRIIKRAQEHTPAKLVPTCLSAHLKPRDFEGSNTEYLNYILAEILPKVKEEGLAKRVDIFIEKSAFQPEESKDFLLKTKDLGFDITVHADQFTPGSSRIAVEVGAKSADHLEATIDEDIEFLAKSDTVATALPGASLGLGEKFTPARKLLDAGAIVAIASDWNPGSAPMGNLITQASILATFEKLTTAEVLAGMTFRAAYALGLDNIGQLEVGKKADFVTFKTDNFQNILYNQGSLNAEKVYIDGNLIQ; from the coding sequence ATGAAATTAATAGGACCTTTCAAACAGATCGTAACGCTGGCAGATCTTCCGTTAAGAGGAAAACTTTCTGATGAACAGATTAAAATCATTTCTGATGGTGGAATTATTGTGAATGATGGAGAAATCCGGGAACTTGGAAATTTTGAGACATTAAAATCTAAAAATCAAAATATAGAAATTGAAACCATTGAAGGAGAACAGATTGTTCTTCCAGGATTTGTAGATTCCCATACCCATATCTGCTTCGGAGGAAATCGTGCCAATGATTTTGCGATGCGTAATGCCGGAAAGACATACCTTGAAATAGCAGAAAGTGGAGGTGGGATCTGGAGTTCTGTGCAGCATACCAGAAAAGCTTCAGAAGAAGAATTGCTAAAAAGCTTACTGCAAAGGATTAATTTTCTGGTTTCACTTGGAATCACCACCATTGAAATAAAAAGCGGTTACGGATTGGATGTAGAAAACGAGTTAAAGATGCTCAGAATAATAAAAAGAGCGCAGGAACATACTCCAGCTAAACTTGTTCCTACCTGTCTTTCTGCACACCTAAAGCCAAGAGATTTTGAAGGAAGCAATACGGAATATTTAAACTATATCCTTGCCGAAATTTTACCCAAAGTAAAAGAAGAAGGGTTGGCCAAGCGTGTAGATATCTTTATTGAGAAATCGGCTTTCCAGCCTGAAGAAAGTAAAGATTTCCTGCTTAAAACTAAAGATTTAGGTTTTGATATTACCGTGCATGCAGACCAGTTTACACCCGGAAGTTCAAGAATAGCTGTGGAAGTGGGAGCGAAGTCTGCAGACCATTTGGAAGCTACCATTGATGAAGATATTGAGTTTCTTGCAAAATCAGATACTGTGGCAACTGCACTTCCGGGGGCAAGCTTAGGATTAGGAGAAAAATTTACACCAGCCAGAAAATTACTGGATGCCGGAGCAATTGTAGCCATCGCCAGTGACTGGAATCCGGGATCTGCCCCAATGGGAAATTTAATTACCCAAGCCTCCATTTTAGCAACATTTGAAAAGTTAACGACTGCTGAAGTACTTGCAGGAATGACTTTCCGTGCAGCTTATGCGTTGGGTCTTGATAATATAGGACAACTGGAAGTCGGTAAAAAAGCAGATTTTGTCACTTTTAAAACGGATAATTTCCAAAACATACTTTACAATCAGGGAAGCCTGAATGCAGAAAAAGTATATATTGATGGAAACCTAATTCAATAA
- the ruvB gene encoding Holliday junction branch migration DNA helicase RuvB yields MPDFLHPDKENYSHEELIQEEQIRPQSFKDFAGQRKTLENLEVFVSAAKRRGGALDHVLLHGPPGLGKTTLANIIANELGVSCKITSGPVLDKPGSLAGLLTNLEENDVLFIDEIHRLSPIVEEYLYSAMEDYKIDIMLETGPNARSVQIGLNPFTLVGATTRSGMLTKPMLARFGIQSRLEYYSVELLSMIIQRSSRVLGSKIYEDAAIEIARRSRGTPRIANALLRRVRDFAEIKGNGEIEINITKYALNSLNVDEFGLDEMDNKIMRVMIENFKGKPVGISALATSIAENPETLEEVYEPFLIQEGFIIRTPRGREVTDKAYQHLNITRPKSPGELF; encoded by the coding sequence ATGCCAGATTTTTTACATCCAGATAAGGAAAACTACTCGCACGAGGAGCTTATACAGGAGGAGCAGATCCGTCCCCAGAGTTTTAAAGACTTTGCGGGGCAGAGAAAAACGCTCGAAAACCTTGAAGTTTTTGTCAGTGCTGCCAAAAGACGTGGCGGAGCTCTTGACCATGTTCTTCTGCATGGTCCACCGGGTCTGGGTAAAACTACTTTAGCCAATATTATTGCTAATGAACTTGGAGTAAGCTGTAAAATCACTTCCGGGCCTGTTTTGGACAAACCGGGAAGTTTAGCAGGCTTGCTTACTAATCTGGAGGAAAATGACGTTCTTTTTATTGATGAGATCCACCGTCTGTCTCCTATCGTGGAAGAATATCTGTATTCTGCCATGGAGGATTATAAAATAGACATTATGCTGGAAACGGGACCCAATGCAAGAAGTGTTCAGATCGGTCTGAATCCTTTTACTTTAGTAGGAGCTACCACAAGAAGCGGAATGCTGACGAAGCCGATGCTGGCAAGATTTGGGATCCAAAGCAGGCTTGAATATTATTCAGTTGAACTTTTATCGATGATCATTCAGAGAAGTTCAAGGGTTTTGGGAAGCAAGATTTATGAGGATGCAGCGATAGAAATTGCAAGAAGAAGCCGTGGAACACCGAGAATCGCCAATGCTTTATTGAGAAGGGTTCGTGATTTTGCGGAGATCAAAGGAAACGGAGAAATTGAAATCAACATTACAAAATATGCGCTGAATTCTTTAAATGTGGATGAATTTGGCCTGGATGAAATGGATAACAAAATCATGCGTGTCATGATAGAAAACTTCAAAGGAAAACCGGTAGGAATTTCTGCACTGGCGACTTCAATTGCTGAAAATCCTGAAACATTAGAAGAAGTTTACGAACCCTTTTTGATTCAGGAAGGATTCATTATCAGAACACCGAGAGGAAGGGAGGTAACCGACAAAGCTTATCAGCATTTAAATATAACCAGACCGAAAAGTCCGGGAGAATTATTTTAA
- a CDS encoding FMN-binding negative transcriptional regulator: MFIPKLYRSEDYDLMRQLISENAFALLISSTEKIRATHSMMMLNEDDPEHMYVETHISKANPQAKTLKDGDEVLCDFLGAHAYISSSWYDHMNVSTWNYEAVQIRGNVQLMDNEELYQHLEKLTFKYENFQKCPVMVKDMGRAFVEKEMKGAFGLKIIPTEIYIKQKLSQNRKDHDFQNIISELDNTDENGKKIAAKMKLIQK; the protein is encoded by the coding sequence ATGTTTATTCCAAAATTATACAGAAGTGAAGATTACGATCTGATGAGGCAGCTCATCAGTGAAAATGCCTTTGCCCTGCTTATTTCTTCTACTGAAAAAATAAGGGCAACCCATTCTATGATGATGCTTAATGAAGATGATCCAGAGCATATGTATGTGGAAACTCATATTTCCAAGGCTAATCCTCAGGCAAAAACACTGAAAGACGGAGATGAAGTTCTCTGTGATTTTCTGGGAGCTCATGCATATATTTCGAGCAGCTGGTATGATCATATGAATGTTTCAACCTGGAATTATGAAGCGGTACAGATCCGTGGAAATGTACAGCTGATGGACAATGAGGAGCTTTATCAGCATTTGGAAAAATTAACATTCAAGTATGAGAATTTCCAAAAGTGTCCCGTAATGGTAAAAGATATGGGTAGAGCGTTTGTAGAGAAGGAGATGAAAGGTGCTTTCGGCCTGAAAATAATTCCAACAGAAATATACATCAAGCAGAAACTTTCCCAGAACAGAAAAGACCATGATTTCCAGAATATCATTTCGGAACTTGACAATACAGACGAAAACGGGAAAAAGATCGCTGCTAAAATGAAATTAATACAGAAATAA
- a CDS encoding MBL fold metallo-hydrolase — MKLYPIQCGKFKLDGGAMFGVVPKSLWEKTNPADERNLIELGTRSLLIEDGKKLILVDCGLGNKQDDKFFGHYSLWGDDNLDKNLKKFGFVKEDITDVFLTHLHFDHCGGAIEWNDNKTGYRPSFKNAQFWTNENHWKWATEPNPREKASFLKENIMPMQESGQLNFLPLPATGNYGFAPDLKMDVIFVDGHTEKQMLPVIQYQEKTIVFAADLIPTAGHINQVYVMGYDTRPLLTMEEKGKFLKQCVDNEYLLFFEHDAHNELASLKMTEKGVRLDEIHSFNDVFGY; from the coding sequence ATGAAATTATATCCAATACAATGTGGAAAATTTAAATTAGATGGCGGCGCTATGTTTGGGGTCGTCCCAAAGAGTCTGTGGGAAAAAACAAACCCTGCAGACGAAAGAAACCTGATTGAACTGGGAACCCGTTCCCTTCTGATAGAAGACGGCAAGAAGCTCATCCTTGTGGATTGTGGTCTTGGCAATAAACAGGATGATAAATTCTTCGGACATTATTCGCTTTGGGGAGATGACAATCTTGATAAGAATTTAAAGAAATTCGGTTTTGTAAAAGAAGATATCACAGATGTTTTTCTTACGCATCTTCACTTTGACCATTGCGGTGGTGCTATTGAATGGAATGATAATAAAACGGGTTACAGACCTTCTTTTAAAAATGCACAGTTCTGGACGAATGAAAATCACTGGAAATGGGCAACAGAGCCGAACCCAAGGGAAAAAGCAAGTTTTCTGAAGGAGAATATCATGCCAATGCAGGAAAGCGGACAGCTGAACTTTTTACCACTTCCTGCTACAGGAAATTATGGTTTTGCCCCTGATCTTAAAATGGATGTGATCTTTGTAGACGGACATACGGAAAAGCAGATGCTTCCGGTAATTCAATACCAGGAAAAAACGATTGTTTTTGCCGCTGACCTTATTCCTACTGCAGGACACATCAACCAGGTATATGTCATGGGATATGATACCAGACCTCTACTGACAATGGAAGAGAAAGGAAAATTCCTGAAACAGTGTGTGGATAATGAATATTTACTGTTCTTTGAACATGATGCTCACAATGAACTGGCTAGTCTTAAAATGACTGAAAAAGGAGTAAGATTAGATGAGATTCACAGTTTTAATGATGTTTTTGGATATTAA
- the coaE gene encoding dephospho-CoA kinase (Dephospho-CoA kinase (CoaE) performs the final step in coenzyme A biosynthesis.), with protein sequence MEELHSETQKAEPEPSSPKIIGLTGGIGSGKTTVAHFIEEFGFPVYYSDDRAKTIVNDNEDLKIKIRELLGEQAYDSNGLYNRKYVAEKVFNNKDLLHELNEIIHPAVKIDFEEWLKKQTKYLVFKETALLFELKLNKQCYKSLLVTAEDNIRTKRVMDRDGKTYREVESVMEKQMPEKDKIKLADCVIYNNTNLEDLKEQTEQIIFDIE encoded by the coding sequence ATGGAAGAGTTACATTCAGAGACACAGAAGGCAGAACCGGAACCGTCGTCACCCAAGATCATAGGTCTTACGGGAGGTATTGGCTCAGGAAAGACTACAGTAGCACACTTTATTGAGGAGTTTGGCTTCCCGGTCTATTATTCCGATGACAGAGCAAAAACCATTGTAAATGACAATGAGGATTTAAAGATCAAGATCAGGGAATTACTGGGCGAACAAGCTTATGATTCAAATGGCCTTTATAATAGAAAATATGTAGCAGAAAAGGTCTTTAACAATAAAGATCTGCTTCATGAATTAAACGAAATCATTCATCCCGCTGTAAAGATTGATTTTGAAGAATGGCTTAAAAAACAGACCAAATATTTAGTCTTCAAAGAAACAGCATTATTGTTTGAACTAAAACTGAACAAACAATGCTACAAGTCTCTTCTGGTCACTGCGGAAGATAATATCAGAACCAAAAGGGTAATGGACAGGGACGGAAAGACCTACCGTGAAGTAGAATCTGTCATGGAAAAGCAAATGCCTGAAAAGGATAAGATTAAACTGGCAGACTGCGTTATATACAATAACACTAATCTGGAAGATCTTAAGGAACAAACCGAACAGATCATCTTTGATATTGAATAA